The Engystomops pustulosus chromosome 4, aEngPut4.maternal, whole genome shotgun sequence genome contains a region encoding:
- the LOC140128037 gene encoding aspartate aminotransferase, cytoplasmic-like isoform X1 translates to MMTLSIFLDVPEATKDTDKQKEEAHLKDRDRRKIFLAQRVLLSEDGQPWVPLPVKKAYLQIVNDPTRNHEHLPVAGEQGFIRGVIEFALGKDSKAILHNRASGVQTPGTTGAFRIGAEFLHRWYHINKTFSVCLAQLAHDRYRGIFEAAGLKNFCPYRFWDKINMGLALPEMLEDLENSPDFSIVVLPTSCNSTGVQLSHSDWRQIADIMKRKNMLPFFHLKDQGLGSGDVDADAWPVRYFVSEDFELFCAQSFSTSFGLYGERVGNLLIVMKNNEVVVSVRSQLEGLARDIWSTPPSIGSRVVATVLNNPTLYVEWKDSVMMTVRRLMVIREKIREKLRLLETIKSWEHVTRQAGLCAFLGLTLNQVDVLAKKKHVYLPEHGQMNISGLNATNLDYVTRAIHDVTMDGH, encoded by the exons ATGATGACCCTCTCCATCTTCCTTGATGTTCCTGAAGCTACAAAAGACACAGATAAGCAGAAGGAAGAGGCTCATCTTAAAGACAGAGACAGGAGAAAAATTTTCCTTGCTCAAAGAG TCCTCCTATCTGAGGATGGTCAGCCATGGGTTCCATTGCCGGTAAAAAAGGCATATCTACAGATAGTCAATGATCCAACAAGAAATCATGAGCATCTACCGGTGGCAGGAGAACAAGGATTCATCCGAGGAGTCATAGAGTTTGCTCTTGGAAAGGACAGTAAAGCCATcttacacaacagg GCAAGTGGtgtgcaaaccccaggaaccacTGGAGCCTTCAGAATAGGAGCAGAATTTCTCCATCGTTGGTATCATATAAATAAGACTTTTTCGGTCTGTCTTGCTCAACTTGCTCATG ACAGGTACCGAGGGATATTTGAAGCTGCAGGACTAAAAAACTTCTGTCCGTACCGTTTTTGGGATAAAATAAATATGGGCCTGGCATTACCAGAAATGCTGGAAGATCTGGAG aattctcCAGACTTTTCCATTGTGGTACTACCAACTTCTTGCAACTCAACCGGAGTCCAACTCAGCCACAGTGATTGGAGGCAGATAGCGGACATCATGAAG AGAAAAAACATGCTCCCGTTCTTCCATCTGAAGGACCAGGGCCTGGGCTCCGGGGATGTGGATGCAGATGCTTGGCCTGTGCGATACTTTGTATCTGAAGACTTTGAGCTCTTCTGTGCCCAATCATTTTCTACAAGTTTTGGGTTGtatg GTGAGAGGGTGGGGAATCTACTAATTGTAATGAAGAACAATGAAGTTGTCGTCAGCGTCCGCTCCCAGCTGGAGGGTCTCGCACGTGACATATGGTCCACGCCACCTTCTATAGGGTCACGGGTTGTGGCAACGGTGCTGAATAACCCAACACTGTATGTGGAATG GAAGGACAGTGTGATGATGACAGTGAGACGCCTCATGGTTATCAGGGAAAAAATCCGGGAGAAGTTAAGACTCCTGGAGACCATAAAGTCATGGGAGCATGTCACCAGGCAGGCCGGGCTGTGCGCTTTTTTAGGGCTAACAT TAAATCAAGTGGATGTTCTGGCCAAGAAGAAGCACGTGTACTTACCCGAACATGGACAGATGAACATCTCAGGGCTCAATGCCACTAATCTGGATTATGTCACCCGGGCCATACATGACGTCACTATGGATGGCCACTAG
- the LOC140128037 gene encoding aspartate aminotransferase, cytoplasmic-like isoform X2 has translation MMTLSIFLDVPEATKDTDKQKEEAHLKDRDRRKIFLAQRVLLSEDGQPWVPLPVKKAYLQIVNDPTRNHEHLPVAGEQGFIRGVIEFALGKDSKAILHNRASGVQTPGTTGAFRIGAEFLHRWYHINKTFSVCLAQLAHDRYRGIFEAAGLKNFCPYRFWDKINMGLALPEMLEDLENSPDFSIVVLPTSCNSTGVQLSHSDWRQIADIMKRKNMLPFFHLKDQGLGSGDVDADAWPVRYFVSEDFELFCAQSFSTSFGLYGERVGNLLIVMKNNEVVVSVRSQLEGLARDIWSTPPSIGSRVVATVLNNPTLYVECKSSGCSGQEEARVLTRTWTDEHLRAQCH, from the exons ATGATGACCCTCTCCATCTTCCTTGATGTTCCTGAAGCTACAAAAGACACAGATAAGCAGAAGGAAGAGGCTCATCTTAAAGACAGAGACAGGAGAAAAATTTTCCTTGCTCAAAGAG TCCTCCTATCTGAGGATGGTCAGCCATGGGTTCCATTGCCGGTAAAAAAGGCATATCTACAGATAGTCAATGATCCAACAAGAAATCATGAGCATCTACCGGTGGCAGGAGAACAAGGATTCATCCGAGGAGTCATAGAGTTTGCTCTTGGAAAGGACAGTAAAGCCATcttacacaacagg GCAAGTGGtgtgcaaaccccaggaaccacTGGAGCCTTCAGAATAGGAGCAGAATTTCTCCATCGTTGGTATCATATAAATAAGACTTTTTCGGTCTGTCTTGCTCAACTTGCTCATG ACAGGTACCGAGGGATATTTGAAGCTGCAGGACTAAAAAACTTCTGTCCGTACCGTTTTTGGGATAAAATAAATATGGGCCTGGCATTACCAGAAATGCTGGAAGATCTGGAG aattctcCAGACTTTTCCATTGTGGTACTACCAACTTCTTGCAACTCAACCGGAGTCCAACTCAGCCACAGTGATTGGAGGCAGATAGCGGACATCATGAAG AGAAAAAACATGCTCCCGTTCTTCCATCTGAAGGACCAGGGCCTGGGCTCCGGGGATGTGGATGCAGATGCTTGGCCTGTGCGATACTTTGTATCTGAAGACTTTGAGCTCTTCTGTGCCCAATCATTTTCTACAAGTTTTGGGTTGtatg GTGAGAGGGTGGGGAATCTACTAATTGTAATGAAGAACAATGAAGTTGTCGTCAGCGTCCGCTCCCAGCTGGAGGGTCTCGCACGTGACATATGGTCCACGCCACCTTCTATAGGGTCACGGGTTGTGGCAACGGTGCTGAATAACCCAACACTGTATGTGGAATG TAAATCAAGTGGATGTTCTGGCCAAGAAGAAGCACGTGTACTTACCCGAACATGGACAGATGAACATCTCAGGGCTCAATGCCACTAA